The Acidimicrobiales bacterium genomic sequence TCGACCTTGTCGGTGAGGTCGCTGTTGCGGCGGTTCACGATGGCGATGACCCGGGCGCCGCGCGCCCGCACCACGTCGACCGTGCGGTTGGTGTCGGTGGTCGTCCCCGACTGGCTGATGGCCACGACGAGCGTGTCTGACATGTCGGGCCGCATGGCGAAGCCGGAGAGCTCGGTGGCGAGCACGGCGTCGACCCGCACGGCGGTGTCCTTCAGCGCATCCGACAGGGCGACGGCCAGGCTCTCGCCGGCGACCGCGGCGGTGCCCTGGCCGGTGACGATCACCCGGGTGATGCGCCCGTCGGCGAGGTCGGCGCGCAGGTCGTCCGGGATCGTGTCGGCCCCGAGGACCACGGAGAGCTCGCCGGCGTGGTCGAGCAGCTTGCCCCGCAGGGTCTTGCGGAACGAGGTGGGCGCCTCGGTGATCTCCTTGAGGAGGAAGTGCGGGAAGGCGCCCCGGTCGATGTCGCGGGTGGTGATCTGGGCGGTGGCGAGATCGGCCTCGGTGACGGGCAAGGGGGTGCCGTCGTAGGCGTGGCGGTCGATGCCGTCGAGCGTGCCCGCCCGGCTGCCGTCGAGCACGACGATCTGGCCCCGGCTGGCCGTGGGGTTCTCGGGGTTGGCCGGGGTCTCGCCGTCGAGGCGCAGGTAGGCGGCGGTCTCCTCCACCACCCCGTAGGGCTCGCTGGCCACGATGTAGAGGTCCTCGGCGAGGCCGACGTAGAGCGCCTGGCCGCTGCCCCGCAGGGCCAGGTGCAGATGGTCGGGCGAGGTCGCCGCGCTGGCCCCGATGGCGACCGAGCCCTCCATGGAGGCGACGGCGGCGCGGAAGGCCGAGTCGAGCGACTCGCCGGCGGCCACCCGTCGGGACACGAGGGTGGGGATCACCTTGGCGTCGGTGGTGATCTCGGGGGCGAGCACCAGGCCGTGGGCGGACTTGAGGTCCGCGAAGTTGTCCACGTCGCCGTTGAGCGCCGCGGTGACGTAGGGCCCGGACGTGCCGCCGGCCTCTTCGTCGGAGTTGAGGGGGTGGGCGTTGGCCTCGGAGATGATGCCGACGCTGGCCCACCGCGTGTGGCCGAGGACCAGGGCCTGCGCCCCGTCGGCGGCGAGCGCCAGGTGGAGGAGCTCGTCGCTCTCGATGGCGGACCGCAGGGCGGCGGTGTTGTCGCCGAGCTCCCCGATCTCGGCGGCGGCCTTGTACACGAAGCTGAGGACGGCCTCACCGGCGTCGGCGGCCGACGCACGCACGGCCAGCGACTCGAAGAGGCGGTCGCCCTCGCGGTCGCCCAGGAGGGGGGCCACCGCCGGCGACGTGAGGTCGAGGCCGTGACCCGTGACGAGCAGGTGGAGCCCCGCGGAGTCACGGCCCCGCACCTCGAGGCGATCGAGCGCGGACAGGGCCTGCTGCACCGAGGTGAAGGCCTCGATGGCGGCGGTACCGGCCTCGGCGCCGGCGAGGGACCGCACCTTCTCGGCGGTGGGCAGGCGGTCTCGCTGCACAGCCCACGCAGCGTCCTTGACGCGGATGAGGGCGGCGTTGACGGCCTCGAGCAGGTCGGGACCGAGGCCGGCGGCGCCGGCGTCGAGCTGGGCCTCGAGCGCCGCCAGGCGGCCGGTCGTGGTGTCCACCAGGGCGCCGGCTTCGGCCACGAGCGAGCGGTGGCGCAGCAGGCAGGTGACCCCCGGGGTGCCGCGCAGGAGGCGGTCGGCCGCCTCCAGGGCGGTCGCCGACCGTGCCAGCACGTCGAGGACGCCGGCAGGATCGCTGGGCTGGGCCTCGAGCGCGGCAGCGGCGACGCCGAGGGGATCGAGGATCTCCTCCGGCTGGGGGGTGGCTCGGGTGGAGGGCCGGCGTACGACCCCGATGATCCCGCACATGATGACTGCTGCCTCCGTCCTGCCCGCGGGAGGACAGTCTAGAGGGACGACGGCCGACGACGGCCCAGCCGACGGAACGGGTCCGGCAGGCGGACGGTACGGTGGCCAGCGTTCGCGGCGGTGGGGAGGAGCGAGCGTGGCGGGGCTGGTGGTGAACGCTGACGACTACGGGCTGACCCGTGGCATCTCGCGGGCGATCCTCCGCGCCCACCGTGGCGGCATCGTCACCGCGACCTCGGCGATCACGGTGGCCCCGGCCTTCGCCGCCACCGTGGGCTGGCTCGACGACGTCCCCGACCTGAGCGTCGGGCTCCACCTCGCCGCGGTGGGCGAGGACCCACCGCTGCTCACCGCCGCCGAGGTCCCGAGCCTCGTGGATCGCACGGGTCGCTTCGCCCTCAGCTCGGTGGCGCTCGTGCCGCGCCTCGCGGTCGGCCGCGTCGACCCGGCCGACCTCGAGCGCGAGTTCACGGCGCAGTTCGAGGCCTTCTGCGCCACCGGTCGCCGGCCCACCCACCTGGACACCCACCACAACCTCCACCTGTGGCCGATGGTGGGCCGCGTGGTCACCGCCCTGGCCCAGCAGTGGTCCGTCCCCGCGCTCCGCGTGCCGTGGTCGCGGGCCCGGACGCCCACCGGCGTCGGCGTGCGCCACTTCGCCCGCACCCTTCGCCGCCGTGCCGACGCCGCCGCCGTGTGGCACCCCGATGCCTACTTCGGCATCGACGAGAGCGGGCACCTCGACGAGTCCGCGTTGCTCGCACTGCTCGACGGGCTGTCGGCCGATCCCGGCGCCACCGTCGAACTGGCGGTGCACCCGGGCGAGGCGGATGACGGCGATCTGGCCCGCTACCCCTGGCCCGGGGCCCGCCGCGATGCCGAGCTCGCCGCCCTGACCTCGGCGGCGGTGGCCGAGGCGGTGCGCCGGGGCGGGCACCACCTGGTGCCGTACGGCCCGCCCTCGGGCGGGCGACTCGTGGACCTCACCGAGGGGACGCCGACCGGCCCCGACGGCGACGAGACCCCGACCGGGACCCGATCCTGACCGCTCACCGGCGCCGCCGGTGGGCCGCCTCGCGGTTGGCTCAGCCGGCGAGGGCGTGCAGGGCGTCCACCAGGCGGACGGCGGCGGCCTCGGCCTGCTCGGCCGTGGGCGCCTCGACCATCACCCGCACGACCGGCTCGGTGCCGCTGGGCC encodes the following:
- a CDS encoding SIS domain-containing protein — protein: MCGIIGVVRRPSTRATPQPEEILDPLGVAAAALEAQPSDPAGVLDVLARSATALEAADRLLRGTPGVTCLLRHRSLVAEAGALVDTTTGRLAALEAQLDAGAAGLGPDLLEAVNAALIRVKDAAWAVQRDRLPTAEKVRSLAGAEAGTAAIEAFTSVQQALSALDRLEVRGRDSAGLHLLVTGHGLDLTSPAVAPLLGDREGDRLFESLAVRASAADAGEAVLSFVYKAAAEIGELGDNTAALRSAIESDELLHLALAADGAQALVLGHTRWASVGIISEANAHPLNSDEEAGGTSGPYVTAALNGDVDNFADLKSAHGLVLAPEITTDAKVIPTLVSRRVAAGESLDSAFRAAVASMEGSVAIGASAATSPDHLHLALRGSGQALYVGLAEDLYIVASEPYGVVEETAAYLRLDGETPANPENPTASRGQIVVLDGSRAGTLDGIDRHAYDGTPLPVTEADLATAQITTRDIDRGAFPHFLLKEITEAPTSFRKTLRGKLLDHAGELSVVLGADTIPDDLRADLADGRITRVIVTGQGTAAVAGESLAVALSDALKDTAVRVDAVLATELSGFAMRPDMSDTLVVAISQSGTTTDTNRTVDVVRARGARVIAIVNRRNSDLTDKVDGVLYTSDGRDVEMSVASTKAFYSQIAAGFLLTVALADAFGVAPAADRQALLAALRDLPEALEATIATRPAVAAAAQQLAPHRRYWAIVGNGANRVAAREIRIKLSELCYKSIACDSTEDKKHIDLSSEPLILVCAAGLEGSNADDVAKEVAIYRAHKAAPVVIATEGEGRFAAALQALTVPATDPRLAFVLAAMVGHLFGYEAALAIDGLAKPLRSARAAIEGTVAHSIATADPERLLTGLTSTLEPLAGQFFDGLRAGEYDGHLEASTAVRVASMFRYALGVTPLDLYQIENGKVGTPAVVVEDLTAALGRAIEELTRPIDAIKHQAKTVTVGISRSDETLLAAPLVRAVLDAGAARDRLSYRSLRTLADLDPAVVEVTGFTRYRIDGRVDTGEATSVVVDRGGIARELTSRTERNPALRGTKNRVATDREVLVAKGRRDGRTLVIVPEIKDNQATGLTLLHVRFASHLPVATMRAVLQGYRGRFAALRDSVTETEPTFREDLLRDLDVVTLLTEPVTDLAERWRANGAS
- a CDS encoding ChbG/HpnK family deacetylase produces the protein MAGLVVNADDYGLTRGISRAILRAHRGGIVTATSAITVAPAFAATVGWLDDVPDLSVGLHLAAVGEDPPLLTAAEVPSLVDRTGRFALSSVALVPRLAVGRVDPADLEREFTAQFEAFCATGRRPTHLDTHHNLHLWPMVGRVVTALAQQWSVPALRVPWSRARTPTGVGVRHFARTLRRRADAAAVWHPDAYFGIDESGHLDESALLALLDGLSADPGATVELAVHPGEADDGDLARYPWPGARRDAELAALTSAAVAEAVRRGGHHLVPYGPPSGGRLVDLTEGTPTGPDGDETPTGTRS